The following coding sequences are from one Salvia hispanica cultivar TCC Black 2014 chromosome 3, UniMelb_Shisp_WGS_1.0, whole genome shotgun sequence window:
- the LOC125211907 gene encoding transcription factor bHLH157-like — MPAEMFDSMMKKTLKNLCSSYGWCYGVFWGFDQTNSLLLTLKDCYYEEQIGALIESMLMQAHVVGGGVIGQTAFAKNHLWLDLDAFYEGRNCAVSFDSLNNFQDDSEFFCQFSMGIKTIAVISVETWGVVELGSTHKNPEIKEFVDQVQQVFREMDGIEALRNETHSDSHFFDSCSLHPDSSFSSGIFHSENLMGADLLFDSTNFLDCAAYDDCSMLTSSWPHPSPLSEPRDEQSCKDSSSNAPLILPKDISNAQDLSSSIITPTEKLSGLLTVEEYYGFSQSGGLMKGSSSSGTTTTSLPANSLQSSVTYALRSNDDAKCSMRVEPVEKNPVAWTGSECISQNNVGSKSNSLFSQLGLDHLLDTSSPCSFEDQPLSAAKRRRTGNFSWSQSQVKLDGILKPYDPEAKNSQVSKEPRSCVDDSCSLDASTSRRHEEQVKTKKKKAKPGSKPRPKDRQMIQDRLGELRELIPNGEKMSIDRLLERTIRHLNFMQSLSKHAESLKEIAKPKSMEACQNQSNNGGDGGVTWAYEVGNDAMVCPLIIEDLSKSGQMLIEILCEEQGFFLEIVQIIRGFGLTILKGEMEARETKKIWAHFMVEAEGTRSVTRHEMFSSLIHLLQMTGQGAANGGEGYGNVGFNSFQPSTSFPLNFGDALQCANL; from the exons ATGCCTGCGGAAATGTTTGATTCAATGATGAAGAAAACCCTCAAAAATCTTTGCTCTAGTTATGGATGGTGTTATGGAGTTTTCTGGGGTTTTGATCAGACAAATTCATT ACTATTGACATTGAAAGATTGCTACTATGAAGAACAAATTGGAGCGCTGATTGAATCTATGCTTATGCAAGCACATGTGGTTGGAGGAGG GGTAATTGGCCAAACTGCATTTGCCAAAAACCATCTATGGTTGGATTTAGATGCTTTTTATGAAGGGAGAAATTGTGCAGTATCATTTGATAGTCTTAACAATTTCCAG GATGATTCTGAGTTCTTTTGCCAATTCTCTATGGGGATAAAG ACTATTGCTGTAATCTCAGTGGAAACGTGGGGAGTTGTGGAGCTTGGATCAACTCACAAG AATCCTGAGATTAAAGAGTTTGTGGATCAAGTGCAGCAAGTTTTCAGAGAAATGGATGGGATTGAAGCtttaagaaatgagactcattCAGATAGCCATTTCTTTGATTCTTGTTCTTTGCATCCTGATTCATCGTTTTCGAGTGGCATTTTCCATTCTGAGAATTTGATGGGAGCAGATCTGCTATTCGATTCTACCAATTTCCTTGATTGTGCTGCTTATGATGATTGTTCAATGCTGACCTCTTCTTGGCCTCATCCATCGCCCTTGTCCGAGCCAAGAGACGAACAATCTTGCAAAGATTCAAGCTCGAACGCGCCTCTTATCCTTCCAAAAGACATTTCCAACGCTCAAGATCTTAGTTCGTCTATCATAACTCCCACCGAGAAACTCTCTGGCTTACTAACTGTGGAGGAGTATTATGGCTTCTCACAGTCTGGTGGACTAATGAAGGGGTCAAGTTCGAGTGGAACAACTACAACTTCTCTACCAGCCAATTCATTACAAAGTTCAGTGACTTATGCCTTGAGATCAAATGATGATGCTAAGTGTTCAATGAGGGTCGAACCTGTTGAGAAAAACCCGGTGGCGTGGACTGGATCTGAATGTATCTCACAGAATAATGTTGGGAGCAAGTCCAACAGTTTGTTCTCCCAGTTAGGCCTTGACCATCTTTTGGATACTAGCAGCCCTTGTTCGTTTGAGGATCAGCCATTGTCAGCTGCTAAGAGAAGAAGAACCGGCAACTTCTCATGGAGCCAAAGCCAAGTGAAACTTGATGGGATACTGAAGCCATATGACCCCGAGGCAAAGAATAGTCAAGTTAGTAAGGAGCCGCGTTCATGTGTTGATGATAGTTGTTCACTGGATGCTAGTACTTCAAGGAGGCATGAGGAACAGGTGAAaaccaagaagaagaaggctAAACCGGGGAGCAAACCAAGGCCAAAAGATCGACAGATGATCCAAGACCGGCTTGGAGAGTTGAGGGAGCTCATTCCCAATGGAGAGAAG ATGAGCATTGATCGTTTGTTGGAACGAACCATCCGACACTTGAACTTCATGCAGAGTCTCAGCAAGCATGCTGAAAGTCTTAAAGAGATTGCTAAGCCAAAG TCCATGGAGGCCTGTCAAAATCAGTCCAACAATGGTGGTGATGGTGGAGTTACGTGGGCGTATGAAGTTGGCAATGATGCTATGGTTTGTCCACTGATAATCGAGGACCTTAGCAAATCCGGTCAGATGCTTATAGAG ATCCTCTGTGAAGAACAGGGCTTCTTCTTGGAGATCGTACAGATCATTCGAGGTTTTGGGTTGACCATCTTGAAGGGGGAGATGGAAGCTCGTGAGACGAAGAAGATATGGGCTCATTTCATGGTGGAGGCTGAG GGGACGCGTTCTGTTACACGTCATGAGATGTTCTCGTCTCTCATTCATCTCTTGCAGATGACGGGGCAGGGTGCAGCCAACGGGGGCGAGGGTTATGGCAATGTCGGTTTCAACAGCTTTCAACCTTCTACTTCATTTCCTCTCAACTTTGGTGATGCCCTTCAATGTGCAAACTTGTGA